The nucleotide sequence GTCGTGTTGAAAATAAAGAGACTATAGAAGAAGGAGCCATTCGTGAAGTTGAAGAAGAAACAGGTGTAAAGGGACTTAGAATTACAAAACCTTTAGAAACTACCTATCATATTTTTAAGCGTAATGGACGTTATAAAATCAAGATTACCTATTGGTTTGAAATGCATACCAGCTATAGTGGAGAATTAAAGCCAGAAACCAGTGAAGGGATTACCAAAGTAAAATGGCTTGGAAAGAAAAAACAAGCCAAAGCTATTGAAAATAGTTACGCCAATATTAGAGAATTACTGTGAATCAATGAGATCAATTTGATAGAAGTATTGAGATTTTTAACCATTATACCTATTAGTAAATAAAAGTAGCTATTTTACTATTAAACTAATGTGCAGTTGTATGCGTTTTTTCTTACGAAAATTTTCATTAATTTAGTTAAATGCGGGAAGACTTTCTACACTATATATGGAAATATAAAAAGTTTGAGACACTTCAATTACAAACAACAGGAGGTGAAGCAATTTCAATTACTAATATAGGAGCTCATAATCATAATTCAGGACCAGACTTTTTTAACGCTCTATTAGTAATAGGTAAACAATTATGGGCTGGAAATGTTGAAATACATATTAAATCTAGTGATTGGTATGTTCATAACCATGAAAATGACAAAAATTATGACAATGTGATTTTGCATGTAGTTTGGGAACATGATATTGAAATATTTAGAAAAGATAAAACCGAAATACCAACTTTACAACTAAAAACATATGTTTCTAAAAATGTTTTGCAAAGCTTTGAAAAACTATTTTCCAAAAACGAAAAATGGATTAATTGTGAGAATGATTTTTCTTCGGTAGATGATTTTATTCTTCAAAATTGGTTAGAGCGTTTGTATTTTGAGCGTTTAGAAAGAAAAGCTAACGATATTGAGTGGCTTTTAAAACAGTCTAATAATAGTTGGGAAGAAGTGCTTTTTAAAATGCTTGCTAAAAATTTCGGATTAAAAGTAAATAGTGATGCTTTTTTAAGTTTAGCAAATTCATTTGATTTTTCGGTATTACGAAAACAACAATCTAAATTGCAAAGTATAGAAGCCTTATTATTTGGACAAGCGGGATTACTTGATACAGATACTCAAGAACATTATTTAAATGAGCTACAAAAGGAGTATGAATTTATAAAAACTAAATTCCAAATCAATACTATAGGAGTATTGTCTATACAATTTTTTAGGCTGCGACCATCAAATTTTCCTACCATTAGATTATCTCAATTAGCAAATTTATATTATAAACACAGTAATTTATTTTCTAAAATAATTGAAGCAAAAACCACCAAAGACATTTATAATATATTTGATGTAAAAACGTCTGTGTTTTGGGAAACACATTATACCTTAAATAAAACGTCAAAGCGTTCCGCTAAAAAGCTAACGAATTCATTTGTTGACCTTTTAATTATTAATACCATTGCACCATTAAAGTTTTCATATGCAAAACATCAAGGGAAAATAGCAAATGATATTATTCTAAACATTATACAGCAGTTACCTTCGGAGAAAAATGAAGTTGTTAATAAGTTTAATACTTTAAAAAATGTATCTAAATCGGCATTTTATTCACAAGCTTTATTACAATTAAAAAATGAATACTGTGATAAAAATAAATGTTTGCAATGCGCTATTGGAAGTGTATTAATTTCATAGATTTAATTAACTTGCAATATAAAATGAGCTTATGTAAATTCGATATTTATCCAAATTATAATTAGCGCATTACATTTAACAAACAAATAAATAAGTAACAATCATCATGAATATTTTCTATAAAACGTTACTATATTTCCAAAAACACGGCTATTATGTGTGTCAGCGTATTGCAGATCGCTTGGGAATTAGGGCTAAAGTGGTAAGAACATCTTTTATGTACTTAACCTTTGTAACACTTGGGTTTGGTTTTGCACTCTACTTATTTATAGCGTTCTGGATGCGAATTAAAGATTTATTATACACTAAACGAAGCTCGGTTTTTGATTTATAAATTATGACAAACCCTTTAATTAAAGTATTTAGATCTAAAGTTAATACAGCGATAACCCTATTACTCATCTTGCTTTGTATTGGAGTAATAGGTTTTAAGTATCTAAATGAATATACATGGTTAGATGCTTTCTATATGACTGTAATTACAATAACAACAGTTGGATTTAAAGAAGTTGGAGGTTCACTGGATTCTCAATCAAAGATTTTTACTATTTTTCTTATTCTTACTAGTGTTGTAATAGTAGGCTATGCAATAAAAGTTATTACAGAATATATTATCACAAAAAATAATGTTGAAGAACTAAAACAAAAAAAAATGCAAAAAAAGATTGATGCACTTTCTAACCATGTTATTATTTGTGGTTATGGAAGAAATGGAAAACAAGCAGCTAAAAAGTTGTTGGCTCATAAAAGGTCTTTTGTTGTTATTGAGGCAAAAAAAGAAACGGTTGATAAACATCAAAGCGATATGGTGCCTTTTGTATATGGAAATGCAAATGAAGACGATATACTAATGCAAGCAGGAGTTGATAGAGCTAGTTGCTTAATTTCGGCACTACCAAGTGATTCTGATAATGTTTTTGTGGTGCTTTCTGCTAGACAGATAAATAAAGACATACGCATAATAAGTCGAGCTTCACAAGAAACTACCTATGGTAAATTAAAACTTGCAGGCGCAAATAACGTAATCCTACCAGATAAAATTGGAGGAGATCATATGGCTTCATTAGTAGTGGTTCCAGATTTATTGGAGTTTATTGATAATCTTTCAATAGTAGGTGAGACTAATATAAATATTGAAGAAATCTCTGTTGAACATTTGTACGATACATCTCAAATAAAAACCATAAGAGA is from Pontimicrobium sp. SW4 and encodes:
- a CDS encoding NUDIX domain-containing protein — encoded protein: MYKVFVNHKPIILTSIVSKDKLYKTYPLKYVDLPKVVRDLKRKAIEGVYLYHPNKDKLLKKFLKKFPNVIAGGGKVINDDGKVLFIYRNDKWDLPKGRVENKETIEEGAIREVEEETGVKGLRITKPLETTYHIFKRNGRYKIKITYWFEMHTSYSGELKPETSEGITKVKWLGKKKQAKAIENSYANIRELL
- a CDS encoding DUF2851 family protein, yielding MREDFLHYIWKYKKFETLQLQTTGGEAISITNIGAHNHNSGPDFFNALLVIGKQLWAGNVEIHIKSSDWYVHNHENDKNYDNVILHVVWEHDIEIFRKDKTEIPTLQLKTYVSKNVLQSFEKLFSKNEKWINCENDFSSVDDFILQNWLERLYFERLERKANDIEWLLKQSNNSWEEVLFKMLAKNFGLKVNSDAFLSLANSFDFSVLRKQQSKLQSIEALLFGQAGLLDTDTQEHYLNELQKEYEFIKTKFQINTIGVLSIQFFRLRPSNFPTIRLSQLANLYYKHSNLFSKIIEAKTTKDIYNIFDVKTSVFWETHYTLNKTSKRSAKKLTNSFVDLLIINTIAPLKFSYAKHQGKIANDIILNIIQQLPSEKNEVVNKFNTLKNVSKSAFYSQALLQLKNEYCDKNKCLQCAIGSVLIS
- a CDS encoding PspC domain-containing protein codes for the protein MNIFYKTLLYFQKHGYYVCQRIADRLGIRAKVVRTSFMYLTFVTLGFGFALYLFIAFWMRIKDLLYTKRSSVFDL
- a CDS encoding potassium channel protein, with product MTNPLIKVFRSKVNTAITLLLILLCIGVIGFKYLNEYTWLDAFYMTVITITTVGFKEVGGSLDSQSKIFTIFLILTSVVIVGYAIKVITEYIITKNNVEELKQKKMQKKIDALSNHVIICGYGRNGKQAAKKLLAHKRSFVVIEAKKETVDKHQSDMVPFVYGNANEDDILMQAGVDRASCLISALPSDSDNVFVVLSARQINKDIRIISRASQETTYGKLKLAGANNVILPDKIGGDHMASLVVVPDLLEFIDNLSIVGETNINIEEISVEHLYDTSQIKTIRDLDLRKKTGCNVIGYKNENGEYLINPEAEQKLNPNSKVIVLGRPEQIQKLNSLYNIEVE